The proteins below come from a single Agrobacterium vitis genomic window:
- a CDS encoding bifunctional diguanylate cyclase/phosphodiesterase has protein sequence MKNTLPDPNTVTRSGVSDRRRTAEMAKLYREETEQDRIHKARFGLWAASIVYILFSITDFLLVPDVAVTEMKIRLLIGVLAIVSLETQIWLKVRAAWIDLTCSIALIIGYGVWLYVASMTELSENLRYYMVFGTIFMMSANLFFGLDFLLSIATSAVVLLLFFWSLTTNFAEETSYVIAFGTFFVSCFIFTSYVNLRLNRERHNVFLNALEARKQHREAIERGKALLRLSNTDYLTGVENRRAIDQRLRDNWAEWQSSGTGFAAILVDVDFFKKYNDYYGHQAGDHCLVLVANALKTALLPFNASIGRYGGEEFIVLAPAASRDDVGLLAEMIRITVEKMSLVHDQRKDGINVVTVSVGAAFTRPHFGPRLEKIITEADRALYSAKANGRNCARLFDPNDPQSSDDSEHIAALLRVAVANNLVSLVYQPILNLTTGKIDAAEALMRLKLLDGTPVTPSVFIPIAERTGSILDLGLWTLRQACTEILVPGHAPVVSINVSPIQLKTRGFAAAVAEILIDTGVDGQHVAFEITEGINMDRQSDILRCIKDLENMGIRIWLDDFGTGFAGLSWLRLFNFDTVKIDRSFLQDSDTPKGRSMLRDIIALVRNRGHRILVEGIETEEQLELMRQFDIDHVQGFYIGRPATLDVFKSKPLNHFSPAETESADAPLITHFIS, from the coding sequence ATGAAGAATACCCTGCCCGATCCGAATACCGTGACTAGGAGCGGGGTTTCCGATAGAAGGCGAACCGCAGAAATGGCGAAGCTCTACCGGGAAGAGACTGAGCAGGATAGGATCCATAAAGCCAGATTTGGACTTTGGGCAGCCAGCATTGTCTATATCCTATTCTCCATAACCGATTTCCTACTCGTTCCGGATGTTGCCGTAACAGAAATGAAAATCCGGCTGCTCATCGGCGTGCTCGCCATTGTCTCTCTGGAAACGCAGATTTGGCTGAAGGTCAGGGCCGCGTGGATAGACCTGACGTGCTCCATTGCCCTTATTATCGGCTATGGAGTCTGGCTGTATGTGGCCTCAATGACTGAATTGTCTGAGAACCTGCGTTACTACATGGTTTTTGGGACTATTTTCATGATGAGCGCCAACCTTTTCTTTGGCCTGGACTTTCTGCTTTCCATCGCGACATCGGCTGTGGTTCTCCTGCTGTTTTTCTGGAGCCTTACAACCAATTTCGCGGAAGAAACCTCCTATGTTATTGCTTTTGGGACGTTTTTTGTCTCCTGTTTCATTTTCACCAGCTACGTCAATCTACGGCTGAACAGGGAGCGACATAATGTTTTCCTCAACGCGCTGGAGGCACGCAAGCAGCATCGGGAAGCGATCGAACGCGGCAAAGCGCTGCTGCGCCTTTCCAACACAGACTATCTGACCGGCGTTGAAAACCGGCGTGCCATCGATCAGCGATTGCGGGACAATTGGGCTGAATGGCAAAGTTCAGGAACCGGCTTTGCCGCAATTCTGGTCGACGTCGATTTTTTCAAGAAATACAACGACTATTACGGGCATCAAGCTGGCGACCATTGTCTGGTCCTGGTCGCCAATGCTCTGAAGACAGCCCTCCTGCCCTTCAATGCCTCCATTGGCCGTTATGGCGGCGAGGAATTTATCGTTCTGGCTCCAGCCGCCAGCCGTGACGATGTTGGGCTGCTGGCTGAGATGATTCGCATTACCGTGGAAAAAATGTCGCTGGTCCACGATCAGCGCAAGGATGGCATCAACGTCGTCACGGTCAGCGTCGGCGCGGCCTTTACACGCCCTCATTTCGGTCCACGGCTGGAAAAGATCATTACCGAGGCCGACCGGGCGCTCTATTCGGCAAAGGCCAATGGTCGTAATTGCGCGCGGTTGTTCGACCCGAACGACCCGCAAAGCAGCGACGATAGCGAGCACATTGCCGCTTTGTTGCGGGTGGCTGTGGCCAATAACCTTGTTTCCCTCGTCTATCAGCCGATCCTCAACCTCACGACCGGCAAGATCGACGCTGCGGAAGCCTTGATGCGGCTGAAACTGCTAGATGGGACGCCTGTCACACCCTCGGTGTTCATTCCGATTGCCGAGCGCACGGGGTCCATCCTTGATCTCGGCCTGTGGACGCTACGCCAGGCCTGCACCGAAATCCTCGTTCCCGGCCACGCGCCGGTCGTTAGTATCAATGTCTCTCCTATTCAGTTGAAAACCCGCGGCTTTGCCGCCGCCGTCGCTGAAATCCTGATCGATACCGGCGTCGATGGGCAGCATGTCGCCTTCGAGATTACCGAAGGCATCAATATGGATCGTCAATCCGACATCCTGCGCTGCATCAAGGACCTTGAAAATATGGGCATCCGCATCTGGCTGGATGATTTCGGTACTGGTTTCGCTGGCCTGTCCTGGCTGCGGCTCTTCAATTTCGACACGGTGAAAATCGATCGGTCCTTCCTTCAGGACAGCGATACGCCGAAGGGACGCTCCATGCTGCGCGACATCATCGCGCTGGTCCGCAATCGTGGCCACCGCATTCTTGTCGAGGGCATCGAGACCGAGGAACAGCTGGAGTTGATGCGGCAGTTCGACATTGATCATGTGCAGGGATTCTACATCGGCCGCCCGGCCACCTTGGATGTCTTCAAGTCCAAACCCCTGAACCATTTTAGCCCAGCTGAGACGGAAAGCGCAGATGCGCCACTGATTACCCATTTTATCAGCTAA